In Limisalsivibrio acetivorans, one genomic interval encodes:
- a CDS encoding JAB domain-containing protein, translating to MENHYKGHRQRLREKFLKNPSGMFDYEIIELLLGYVIPRRDVKPLAKDMVQYAEGLSGLLKTDYKEIDGAGPEVQRFFAIIREFIFRIEYETAREERLALENAEDVYRFLRYLIGMSEKENFITIFLDRNKKLLGHENISRGTVDRTAVFPREVAEASLKYRASFVIIAHNHPSGSLTPSKEDIDITSRVQMALETLDIALLDHIIVTEEAYLSLRQHDLI from the coding sequence ATGGAAAACCACTATAAGGGCCACAGGCAAAGACTCAGGGAGAAATTCCTTAAAAACCCCTCCGGGATGTTCGATTACGAGATAATCGAGCTCCTGCTCGGCTATGTTATACCTAGGCGGGATGTGAAACCCCTTGCCAAGGATATGGTACAGTATGCCGAAGGTCTGAGCGGCCTGCTCAAAACCGATTACAAGGAAATAGACGGTGCGGGCCCCGAAGTCCAGCGTTTTTTTGCGATCATACGGGAATTTATTTTCCGAATAGAGTACGAAACCGCAAGGGAGGAACGCTTAGCCCTCGAAAATGCTGAGGACGTATACCGCTTTCTCCGCTATCTCATCGGCATGTCCGAGAAGGAAAACTTCATCACAATATTTCTGGACCGAAACAAAAAGCTCCTCGGTCACGAGAATATCTCCAGAGGAACTGTGGACAGAACCGCTGTCTTCCCGAGAGAGGTTGCCGAAGCCTCCCTGAAGTACAGAGCCTCCTTCGTAATTATAGCCCATAACCACCCCTCCGGCAGCCTTACACCGAGCAAAGAGGATATAGACATAACATCACGGGTACAGATGGCCCTTGAAACCCTTGATATAGCACTCCTTGATCATATTATAGTCACAGAGGAGGCTTATTTGAGTCTCAGACAGCACGATCTTATATGA
- a CDS encoding TlpA family protein disulfide reductase yields MKSLVLRTVVAVMLIFAFIGCERKGADSDVDVSDVNLEKVSSGVVSRFKKENKGKVLLVNFFASWCPPCRGETPDFVETYNEMSDRLTIIGLSTDAKPNDAKKYIKEFNVTYPVYLADRSLSAEYGINTIPTNIIYKPDGTLLDIIVGPITKKDLIYIVEKYTDSGS; encoded by the coding sequence ATGAAATCACTGGTTCTTAGAACTGTTGTCGCGGTAATGCTTATATTCGCCTTCATCGGCTGTGAAAGAAAGGGTGCAGACTCTGATGTCGATGTTTCCGATGTTAACCTTGAAAAGGTATCCTCAGGAGTTGTCTCCAGATTTAAAAAGGAAAACAAGGGTAAGGTTCTCCTTGTGAACTTCTTCGCCTCTTGGTGTCCGCCATGCAGAGGGGAAACCCCCGATTTTGTTGAGACCTATAATGAAATGAGCGACCGCCTCACCATCATAGGCCTGTCTACGGACGCAAAGCCTAATGATGCAAAGAAGTACATAAAAGAGTTTAACGTCACTTACCCCGTCTATCTTGCGGACAGGTCACTCAGTGCGGAATACGGGATTAACACCATACCAACCAACATTATATACAAACCGGACGGAACGCTTCTCGATATAATTGTCGGGCCCATAACAAAAAAGGACCTCATTTACATCGTTGAGAAGTACACTGACTCCGGAAGCTAA
- the moaA gene encoding GTP 3',8-cyclase MoaA, with amino-acid sequence MSKSLADKFGRRIRYLRVSVTDRCNFHCKYCMPEGEFEHLSHSCILSFEDMLFACSVFAEMGVEKIRVTGGEPLVRKGVTDFMHMLTDVKGIEEVTLTTNGSLLEKFADEIVAAGIRRVNISLDSLRPERYRDITGGFDLDRLLKSLYIAKKAGLDPIKTNTVVIRGFNADEIHDFCDFSVRSGVVARFIEFMPIGNSPDWKQENIVLGSEMLKIIGEKYDYEEIKKEHHAGPAKNYRLSNGGRVGIITPISNHFCSECDKLRLTADGKLRPCLLTEEEYDLKEPIRKRDREGLIEAISGALCKKEKEHHVVADKRNERYKRTMSGIGG; translated from the coding sequence ATGAGTAAAAGCCTTGCGGACAAGTTCGGCCGGAGGATACGCTACCTGCGTGTTTCCGTGACGGACAGATGCAACTTCCACTGCAAATACTGCATGCCGGAGGGTGAGTTCGAGCACCTCTCCCATTCCTGTATCCTCAGCTTTGAGGATATGCTCTTCGCCTGCAGTGTATTTGCCGAGATGGGCGTTGAGAAGATACGTGTAACCGGCGGTGAGCCCCTTGTACGTAAGGGTGTTACCGACTTCATGCACATGCTTACCGACGTAAAGGGGATCGAAGAGGTTACCCTCACCACAAACGGTTCCCTGCTGGAAAAGTTCGCCGATGAGATAGTTGCCGCTGGCATCAGAAGGGTGAACATCAGTCTGGATTCCCTCCGCCCCGAAAGATACCGTGACATAACGGGGGGCTTTGATCTGGACAGACTCCTTAAGAGCCTCTACATCGCAAAGAAGGCGGGTCTTGATCCGATAAAGACGAATACCGTTGTCATTAGAGGTTTTAACGCCGATGAGATCCATGACTTCTGCGATTTCTCCGTTCGCTCCGGTGTTGTAGCACGTTTTATAGAGTTTATGCCCATCGGCAACTCCCCAGATTGGAAGCAGGAGAATATCGTCCTCGGAAGCGAAATGCTTAAGATAATCGGCGAAAAATACGACTACGAAGAGATAAAGAAGGAGCACCATGCCGGGCCCGCCAAAAACTACCGCCTCTCCAACGGCGGCAGGGTTGGCATCATAACCCCCATATCGAACCATTTCTGCTCCGAATGCGATAAACTGAGGCTCACAGCGGACGGAAAGCTCCGCCCCTGCCTCCTCACAGAGGAGGAATACGACCTCAAGGAACCCATAAGAAAGCGTGACCGTGAGGGTCTTATAGAGGCTATCTCCGGCGCTCTCTGCAAGAAGGAAAAGGAACACCACGTGGTGGCGGATAAGAGGAATGAAAGATATAAGCGCACAATGTCCGGAATCGGCGGATAG
- a CDS encoding pilus assembly protein yields MKKFLYITVVFMLFIGTSQAAMEDYCSMPPFISAQASPLVMMVMGRDHKLYYEAYNDAQDLDEDGNVDIGYKHSIDYYGYFDSYKCYTYSTSDNRFNPVSETGDKYCGGTGEWSGNFLNWLSMSRMDVLRKVLYGGHRSTDTASETVLEGVYIPRDAHSWGKEYYGADTRDLTPYAAPDFGQCTTPIDQAAWDVEGKVLMVTYEDGVNKGCGTDHANLLNTFDPVEYDDHDYYESIDYSDGQGNMVDHGNYMYVVKIDVPSSEAGVWNFSIISDDGGEVEVDGTVISSDYGCQGYAGSPDVNDGITINLTEGEHRVIVRVREATGQDGAQLHYKSPQDTNYKIFNKTNLDSDSVTMYAPNIEDTSSGICRLKTSEFINTGTPSGGGGDVTYGSSERHLFCVTSDSAGDPHLIKVQLDETARVWEWASKERPVCDDSTLGTPDAKLYSRVKVCDSGIGLEESCTEYSGGHKPTGLLQRFGDGDGSLICSKSMGDSDGTCGSGEGNPIEAASMYFGLITGSYTNNLSGGVVRKNITSVGNEINADGTFVSSIPTEGSIIQTIDRLRTVDFSYSGNSYSNCGWITTRPLSEGECLMWGNPIGEMYFEALRYFAGETSPTSDFSYSSNPSDTDGGLSLPNPGWTDQPYDIFPSCAKPYTIILSDVYPSYDADGVPGTSADLSNYNLSTLYSNMSSTESVSGNYFIGTNGVIEDFICSSKTLSNLDSAEGLCPEEPTKMGTYNTSALAYYANTEFASNIASDNTKNIENYSVAMASPVPEIKINVAGQAVSLVPIGKSTSGSYDLGTYCAGRCDLSYNANGYGLTISNCSSDAYCPSDTIVDFYAESISDSAGKFRINFEDVEQGADHDMDAIVEFTYEVLDNSHVKISLESTYAAGSIDQVMGFVISGTTDDGVYLPVRDVDAGSTLTNLGMPLSWEKTFTVNTGDSTASLLKDPLWYAAKYGGFSDKNGSGTPDLDNEWDEDLDGVPDNYYYITNPLEMEEQLSRVFTDIMKETSSGTSVSILSERKSKGSILNQAVFYPEKDFGDAQQSNSLNWVGQLFSYWFFNTETVQNIREDTINNKSLDICGAAGGQGDYILDFRIDEAGSLQIDKFTSDCNGEIDGTSATSDSSLDDTNYLWEAGEVLSSRSVSTRSIYTNVDNSTLINFDNSSVAAFEDLLGDTSTFPACLGSSPSTLVDYINGYDVSGCRSRTLLNGNIYKLGDIIYSTPLIVDYNDYTMVYTGANDGMLHAFRVGKVLETGLNSFQAGRLCSSRGDCSHSGLGKEEWAFVPKNALPYLRYLPDEDYCHLYYSDLSPYIAELDTNNDGYVDKRILIAGMRLGGGVCGCTGTDCTNPPSDTCPDVDDDGCVGRSAYYAFDVTDPASPQLLWEYTDKDLGYSYSGPAFITRGSNRYVMFTSGPSDPEGSAGMELTIYALKLDSNYGIDTVTKLGYVDGAVAKSALSSYNNAFGGRLFTEGVDFGGDGNTDTVFFGVNQLSGSTWSGNVVGVSIDADDPADWDVGNVFNSAGKPITSSVVHMDCFNMNYIYFGTGRWFFKMDEEGQNANDNNFLYGVNIEDCKDGSCNLNAAHANDEVCDDLVAGKGKFTWKKDLEPKSGSYIMERLISDPAAAEDMNVVFFSTTEPSSDVCAFGGRSRLWGMNCASGRAIFDSCDDGSYKSEDFTSTVFLQLSRGNIEDITADNLTEADNYTTDWYTGITPETPPVIPPGYQGGGGGRLLFWIER; encoded by the coding sequence ATGAAAAAGTTTTTATATATTACTGTAGTATTTATGCTCTTTATCGGCACCTCGCAGGCAGCGATGGAGGACTACTGTTCCATGCCCCCCTTCATTTCCGCCCAGGCCTCCCCCCTTGTCATGATGGTTATGGGGCGTGACCACAAGCTCTACTACGAAGCCTATAACGATGCTCAGGATCTGGACGAGGACGGAAATGTCGACATAGGCTACAAGCATTCCATAGACTACTACGGCTACTTCGATTCCTACAAATGCTATACCTACAGCACCTCGGACAACCGTTTCAACCCCGTGAGCGAAACAGGTGATAAATACTGCGGTGGAACCGGGGAATGGAGCGGAAACTTTTTGAACTGGCTCTCCATGTCCCGTATGGATGTTCTGCGCAAGGTCCTCTACGGAGGGCACAGGAGTACGGATACCGCATCGGAAACGGTGCTTGAGGGAGTTTATATACCCAGAGACGCCCACAGCTGGGGAAAGGAATACTACGGAGCAGATACCCGTGACCTCACTCCCTACGCTGCCCCCGATTTCGGACAGTGTACAACCCCCATAGACCAAGCTGCATGGGATGTTGAAGGTAAGGTCCTTATGGTTACCTATGAGGACGGAGTCAACAAAGGATGCGGAACGGATCATGCGAATCTTCTCAACACCTTCGACCCCGTTGAGTATGATGATCACGATTACTATGAGAGCATAGACTACAGCGACGGCCAGGGGAACATGGTTGATCACGGTAACTATATGTATGTTGTTAAGATAGATGTTCCCTCCTCCGAGGCGGGTGTTTGGAACTTCTCCATAATCTCCGATGACGGCGGCGAGGTTGAGGTGGACGGAACGGTGATAAGCTCCGACTACGGATGTCAGGGCTATGCAGGTAGTCCTGATGTCAACGATGGTATAACGATTAACCTCACCGAGGGTGAGCATAGAGTAATAGTCCGTGTGCGTGAAGCCACAGGGCAGGATGGAGCACAGCTCCACTACAAATCCCCCCAGGATACAAACTACAAGATCTTCAATAAAACAAACCTCGATTCGGACAGTGTAACCATGTACGCACCGAATATTGAGGATACGTCCAGCGGCATATGCCGTCTTAAGACAAGCGAATTCATAAATACAGGAACACCCTCCGGCGGCGGAGGGGATGTGACCTACGGCTCATCGGAGAGGCATCTCTTCTGTGTAACCTCCGATTCCGCCGGCGATCCCCATCTCATAAAGGTTCAGCTCGATGAAACCGCAAGGGTGTGGGAATGGGCCTCCAAGGAACGTCCCGTTTGTGATGACTCCACTCTTGGAACCCCCGATGCTAAGCTCTACAGCAGGGTTAAGGTATGTGACTCAGGTATAGGTCTTGAGGAGAGCTGTACGGAATATTCCGGCGGACATAAGCCCACCGGCCTCCTTCAGCGTTTCGGTGACGGTGACGGCAGTCTCATCTGTTCCAAGAGCATGGGTGACAGTGACGGAACCTGTGGAAGCGGAGAGGGTAACCCTATAGAGGCTGCTTCAATGTACTTCGGTCTCATCACAGGAAGCTACACCAACAACCTCAGCGGCGGTGTTGTGAGAAAGAATATCACCTCCGTTGGCAACGAAATAAATGCTGATGGTACCTTTGTTTCATCCATACCCACAGAAGGGAGCATTATCCAGACCATAGACAGGCTGAGAACCGTTGATTTCAGCTATAGCGGAAACAGCTATTCAAACTGCGGCTGGATAACCACAAGGCCCCTTAGTGAGGGTGAATGCCTTATGTGGGGTAACCCCATCGGTGAGATGTACTTTGAGGCACTAAGGTATTTCGCCGGCGAAACCAGCCCCACGTCGGACTTTTCGTACAGTAGTAACCCTTCTGATACAGACGGCGGCCTGTCTCTCCCAAACCCCGGTTGGACGGATCAGCCCTACGATATATTTCCCTCATGCGCAAAGCCTTATACAATCATTTTGAGCGATGTTTATCCGAGCTACGATGCAGACGGAGTCCCCGGAACATCTGCGGATCTCAGTAACTATAACCTCTCTACACTTTACAGCAACATGTCCTCAACGGAGAGTGTCTCAGGCAACTACTTCATCGGAACGAACGGTGTGATAGAGGACTTCATCTGCTCCTCCAAGACCCTCAGTAATCTGGACAGCGCAGAAGGTCTCTGCCCCGAAGAGCCCACAAAGATGGGTACATACAACACCTCTGCCCTGGCGTACTACGCAAACACCGAGTTTGCCTCGAATATAGCAAGCGACAACACTAAGAATATCGAGAACTACTCCGTGGCCATGGCCTCTCCTGTGCCGGAGATCAAGATCAACGTTGCCGGACAGGCGGTGAGTCTTGTTCCCATCGGAAAGTCCACCAGCGGTTCCTATGACCTGGGCACTTACTGTGCAGGCAGGTGTGACCTAAGCTACAATGCAAACGGATACGGCCTTACAATATCAAACTGCTCCAGCGATGCATACTGCCCTTCGGATACCATCGTGGACTTCTACGCAGAATCGATATCTGATTCCGCCGGAAAATTCCGGATCAATTTTGAGGACGTTGAGCAGGGTGCAGACCATGATATGGACGCCATTGTGGAGTTCACCTACGAAGTTCTGGATAACTCCCATGTGAAGATCTCCCTTGAATCGACCTATGCCGCAGGCTCCATAGACCAGGTTATGGGTTTTGTTATCTCCGGAACTACTGATGACGGCGTTTACCTCCCCGTACGTGATGTGGATGCCGGCAGTACCCTCACAAACCTAGGTATGCCCCTTTCATGGGAGAAGACCTTTACGGTTAATACCGGTGACTCGACGGCGAGCCTCCTTAAGGATCCCCTCTGGTATGCCGCAAAGTACGGCGGTTTCAGCGATAAGAACGGCAGTGGAACACCTGATCTCGACAACGAGTGGGACGAGGATTTAGACGGCGTTCCCGATAACTACTACTACATTACGAACCCCCTTGAGATGGAGGAGCAGCTCTCACGCGTGTTTACAGATATCATGAAGGAGACCTCCTCCGGTACGTCGGTTTCTATCCTTTCGGAAAGAAAGAGCAAGGGATCTATCCTCAACCAGGCTGTGTTCTACCCCGAGAAGGACTTCGGCGATGCCCAGCAGTCCAACAGCCTGAACTGGGTGGGCCAGCTCTTTTCTTACTGGTTCTTTAATACAGAGACCGTGCAGAATATACGTGAAGATACGATTAACAATAAGAGCCTGGACATCTGCGGTGCTGCAGGGGGGCAGGGTGACTACATCCTCGACTTCCGCATCGATGAAGCCGGTTCACTGCAGATTGATAAATTCACCTCCGACTGCAACGGTGAGATAGATGGAACTTCCGCCACTTCGGACAGCTCACTGGATGATACGAACTACCTGTGGGAGGCTGGAGAGGTTCTTTCCTCAAGGTCGGTTTCCACAAGGAGTATCTATACAAACGTGGATAACTCCACACTTATAAACTTCGATAACTCATCCGTGGCCGCCTTTGAGGATCTGCTGGGTGATACATCCACCTTCCCGGCATGCCTCGGTTCAAGCCCGTCCACACTGGTGGACTACATAAACGGATACGATGTTTCCGGATGCCGGAGCAGAACGCTCCTGAACGGCAATATATATAAGCTTGGGGATATAATCTATTCAACGCCGCTCATCGTGGACTATAACGACTACACAATGGTCTATACAGGTGCAAACGACGGTATGCTCCATGCGTTCCGTGTGGGGAAGGTTCTGGAGACCGGGCTCAACTCATTCCAGGCGGGCAGGCTTTGCTCAAGCAGAGGGGACTGCAGCCATTCCGGTCTTGGTAAAGAGGAATGGGCGTTTGTGCCTAAGAATGCCCTTCCATACCTGCGCTATCTCCCCGATGAGGACTACTGCCACCTCTATTACTCCGACCTCTCCCCGTACATAGCGGAGCTTGACACCAACAACGACGGCTATGTGGACAAGCGCATACTTATAGCCGGAATGCGGCTAGGCGGCGGTGTATGCGGGTGTACAGGTACCGATTGCACCAACCCCCCATCGGACACATGCCCCGATGTTGATGATGACGGATGCGTAGGTCGCTCTGCATACTACGCCTTTGACGTAACAGATCCGGCAAGCCCGCAGCTTCTCTGGGAATACACCGATAAAGACCTCGGTTACAGCTACTCAGGTCCCGCATTCATAACCAGAGGAAGCAACCGGTACGTTATGTTCACCTCCGGTCCTTCGGATCCCGAGGGAAGTGCCGGGATGGAGCTCACAATATACGCGCTCAAGCTCGATTCCAACTACGGCATAGACACCGTTACCAAGCTGGGTTATGTGGATGGCGCAGTGGCAAAATCTGCACTCAGTTCATACAACAACGCCTTCGGCGGAAGGCTCTTCACCGAAGGGGTTGACTTCGGCGGAGACGGAAATACGGATACCGTATTCTTCGGCGTTAACCAGCTCTCAGGAAGCACATGGTCCGGAAACGTTGTGGGAGTATCCATCGATGCCGATGACCCTGCGGACTGGGATGTGGGGAACGTATTCAACAGTGCAGGGAAGCCCATTACATCCAGTGTTGTTCATATGGACTGCTTCAACATGAACTATATATACTTCGGAACCGGACGATGGTTCTTTAAGATGGACGAGGAAGGGCAGAACGCCAACGACAATAACTTCCTCTACGGAGTTAATATTGAGGACTGTAAAGACGGATCATGCAACCTGAACGCCGCCCATGCAAATGACGAGGTTTGTGATGATCTCGTTGCCGGAAAGGGTAAGTTCACATGGAAGAAGGATCTGGAACCGAAGAGCGGAAGCTACATCATGGAGAGGCTTATATCCGATCCAGCTGCTGCGGAGGATATGAATGTAGTATTCTTCTCCACAACGGAGCCCTCTTCGGATGTCTGCGCCTTCGGCGGCCGTTCAAGGCTCTGGGGAATGAACTGCGCAAGTGGAAGGGCTATCTTCGACAGCTGTGATGACGGCTCATACAAGTCGGAGGATTTCACAAGCACCGTTTTCCTTCAGCTCTCCAGGGGTAACATTGAGGACATTACAGCGGATAATCTAACTGAGGCGGACAACTACACCACGGACTGGTACACAGGTATAACACCGGAGACGCCCCCCGTTATACCCCCAGGTTATCAGGGCGGTGGTGGCGGCAGGCTGCTCTTCTGGATAGAGAGGTAA
- the tatC gene encoding twin-arginine translocase subunit TatC has product MAKTEQSGIEAQSPLMDHLEELRKRIIYVLILLIAIFCVCYWQREFFFNFVTAPLIEVLPQASTMSMLKLTEGFFTQLKLSLMAALFFSMPFIFYQGWKFIAPGLYVHEKKFVVGFVFSSSLLFFLGAAFAYYLVFPFGFRFFLTYAQGDVTANLSIQWYLSFVVRLILGFGIVFELPVFTFFFAKMGLLTADMMRRNRRYSLFGIFVVAAIITPPDVFTQMMMAGPLIILYEISILIASIFGRKREIKEEDIYE; this is encoded by the coding sequence ATGGCTAAAACAGAGCAAAGCGGAATTGAAGCACAAAGTCCGCTGATGGACCATCTGGAAGAACTGCGTAAACGTATCATATATGTACTCATTCTGCTGATAGCAATCTTCTGTGTCTGCTACTGGCAGAGGGAGTTCTTTTTCAACTTCGTAACTGCACCGCTCATTGAGGTGCTGCCGCAGGCTTCGACAATGTCGATGCTTAAGCTTACAGAAGGTTTCTTCACCCAGCTTAAGCTTTCGCTCATGGCGGCGCTGTTCTTCTCCATGCCCTTTATATTCTATCAGGGGTGGAAGTTTATCGCTCCCGGGCTTTATGTCCATGAGAAGAAGTTTGTGGTGGGCTTTGTATTCAGTTCATCGCTCCTCTTCTTTCTCGGTGCGGCGTTTGCTTATTACCTTGTTTTCCCCTTCGGTTTCCGTTTCTTCCTGACATATGCGCAGGGTGATGTTACGGCAAACCTCTCCATACAATGGTACCTCAGCTTCGTTGTAAGGCTTATCCTCGGCTTTGGCATCGTTTTCGAGCTCCCCGTTTTTACATTCTTCTTTGCGAAGATGGGTCTTCTCACAGCCGATATGATGCGCAGAAACAGGCGCTATTCCCTCTTCGGCATATTTGTGGTTGCGGCTATAATCACTCCGCCCGATGTTTTTACTCAGATGATGATGGCAGGACCCCTTATCATCCTTTACGAGATAAGCATTCTTATAGCCTCTATCTTCGGGCGCAAGCGTGAGATAAAGGAAGAGGATATCTATGAGTAA
- the larA gene encoding nickel-dependent lactate racemase translates to MKDISAQCPESADRIEIPWGKQKLSLNLDKKIDILAPSSMGGPLSDEGIIERMEKCIYSEGFTEMAASCERALFIVPDVTRKSGLERFIERMIGILEQAGRDYSFIFAIGTHRPMTEEEMSGVLTPEIYEKVKDRILPHDCEDMDMNDFYGISKGKTPVLINKAYREHDLIIPIGSVSYHYFAGYGGGRKLIFPGIAAKKSILRNHQLVLDPVARSRHKDCRNGNLRGNPVHDDIVDAVMISRAGHTFFSVNTILDDAGNIVEMVCGDLFMAHHKACEMLDERAVVSVPEKYDTLIVSCGGFPKDINMVQAQKSLDKAAAVAKDGADIYFFAQCPDGYGNSFFKDFFDHASASSMLESLFIEYQINRQTAFNLKSINEGCRVSLYSNFAEEDCLRMGFSHLASLEDIGISGKTAFLPSAYSGLFRSQG, encoded by the coding sequence ATGAAAGATATAAGCGCACAATGTCCGGAATCGGCGGATAGGATAGAAATCCCCTGGGGGAAGCAAAAGCTTTCCCTGAATCTTGATAAAAAGATAGATATACTTGCACCCTCTTCCATGGGTGGGCCTCTCAGCGATGAGGGGATAATTGAGCGCATGGAGAAATGCATCTACTCCGAAGGTTTTACGGAGATGGCCGCATCCTGCGAAAGGGCTCTGTTTATAGTGCCCGATGTCACCCGCAAGTCCGGCCTTGAGCGCTTTATTGAGCGTATGATAGGTATCCTCGAGCAGGCGGGGCGTGATTATTCCTTCATCTTCGCCATCGGAACCCACCGCCCCATGACCGAAGAGGAGATGAGCGGGGTTCTGACACCTGAAATATACGAAAAGGTCAAGGACCGCATCCTCCCCCACGACTGTGAAGATATGGATATGAACGACTTCTACGGCATATCCAAGGGTAAAACCCCAGTCCTTATAAACAAGGCCTACCGCGAGCATGACCTTATCATACCCATAGGCTCCGTGAGCTACCACTACTTCGCCGGATACGGCGGAGGGCGCAAGCTCATATTCCCCGGGATAGCCGCAAAGAAGAGCATCCTAAGGAACCACCAGCTTGTTCTGGATCCTGTGGCGAGAAGCAGGCATAAGGACTGTAGAAACGGCAATCTGCGGGGCAACCCTGTCCACGATGATATCGTCGATGCCGTTATGATAAGCAGGGCAGGGCACACCTTCTTCTCTGTGAATACTATCCTTGATGATGCAGGAAACATAGTAGAGATGGTCTGCGGCGATCTATTCATGGCCCACCACAAGGCTTGCGAGATGCTGGACGAGCGTGCCGTTGTGTCCGTACCTGAGAAATACGACACACTCATCGTGTCTTGTGGAGGATTCCCCAAGGATATCAATATGGTGCAGGCGCAGAAATCCCTTGATAAAGCGGCGGCAGTGGCAAAGGATGGAGCTGATATATACTTCTTTGCACAGTGTCCGGACGGTTATGGAAACAGCTTCTTCAAGGACTTTTTTGACCACGCCTCAGCCTCGTCCATGCTTGAGTCGCTTTTTATTGAATACCAGATAAACAGACAGACCGCCTTCAACTTGAAGAGTATAAATGAGGGGTGCAGGGTCAGTCTCTACTCCAACTTTGCCGAAGAGGACTGCTTGAGGATGGGCTTCAGCCACCTTGCTTCCCTGGAAGATATCGGAATATCAGGGAAGACAGCTTTTCTTCCATCAGCCTACAGCGGTCTTTTCAGGTCTCAGGGATAA
- a CDS encoding twin-arginine translocase TatA/TatE family subunit encodes MFGLGMAEVSLILIIGLLVVGPKKLPELAKSLGKGYAEFKRSLSDLKEAVNIDDEPSKTSGGVSRDSYKEQHRETRRREDTSAKTVETVEAEPVDENSEAKSEAPKAEQNRTEESSSVEEEEGKKQQVQN; translated from the coding sequence ATGTTTGGACTCGGAATGGCGGAAGTTTCGCTTATATTGATTATTGGTCTTCTGGTTGTCGGTCCTAAAAAATTGCCTGAGCTTGCAAAATCCCTCGGTAAAGGATATGCGGAGTTTAAGCGTTCCCTGAGCGATCTCAAGGAGGCCGTTAATATTGATGACGAGCCCTCCAAGACCTCCGGCGGTGTAAGCAGGGACAGCTACAAGGAACAGCATAGAGAGACCCGCAGGCGTGAGGATACTTCGGCGAAAACCGTGGAAACGGTGGAGGCAGAGCCAGTGGATGAAAACTCCGAGGCTAAGAGCGAGGCTCCCAAGGCTGAGCAGAACAGGACTGAGGAGAGCTCTTCCGTAGAGGAAGAGGAAGGCAAAAAACAGCAGGTACAGAATTAA
- a CDS encoding complex I NDUFA9 subunit family protein — translation MKVFLTGSTGFVGSRVMQELLDQGYEVKALVRDKEVPEGVEAVRGDILEPESFEGALGDVDAVIHLIGIIREFPAKGVTFEKLHYQASVNIIDAAERAGIKRFIHMSANGSRADAVSDYHKTKYKAEEHLRNSSLEWTIMRPSLIYGPGDSFINMLAGYMRKAPAFTYFGDGSYPMQPVSVHEVAEIFVNSIKTPETVGKLYPVCGNRVFTYKHLLKKIMHAIDRGMPLLPVPEFAVSFGITLFGGLSFFPITRDQFIMLTEGNTCEDREVFDTVDVTERNFDEEIKTYL, via the coding sequence ATGAAGGTTTTTCTTACAGGTTCCACAGGATTTGTCGGAAGCAGAGTTATGCAGGAGCTCCTTGATCAGGGATACGAGGTTAAGGCTCTTGTGCGTGACAAAGAGGTGCCCGAAGGTGTTGAGGCTGTGCGGGGGGATATTTTAGAACCCGAAAGCTTTGAGGGTGCCCTCGGAGATGTTGATGCTGTTATCCACCTCATCGGCATTATCAGAGAGTTCCCTGCAAAAGGTGTAACCTTCGAAAAACTCCATTATCAGGCATCTGTGAACATAATCGATGCCGCTGAGAGGGCTGGTATAAAGAGATTCATACACATGTCCGCAAACGGCTCCCGAGCAGATGCGGTGAGCGATTACCATAAAACGAAGTACAAGGCCGAGGAGCATCTTAGAAACTCATCCCTCGAATGGACCATTATGCGTCCCTCACTTATATACGGCCCCGGAGACTCCTTTATAAACATGCTTGCAGGATACATGCGCAAAGCCCCTGCTTTCACCTATTTCGGTGATGGAAGCTATCCCATGCAGCCGGTGAGCGTACACGAGGTTGCGGAGATCTTCGTGAACTCCATCAAAACACCCGAAACCGTAGGGAAGCTCTACCCCGTTTGCGGAAACAGAGTGTTCACCTATAAACACCTTCTAAAGAAGATAATGCACGCCATCGACCGCGGCATGCCCCTACTACCAGTTCCGGAATTTGCAGTCAGCTTCGGCATCACACTATTCGGCGGCCTTTCCTTCTTCCCCATTACAAGGGACCAGTTCATAATGCTCACCGAAGGGAACACCTGCGAGGATAGAGAAGTTTTTGATACTGTGGATGTAACAGAAAGAAACTTCGACGAAGAGATAAAGACTTATCTCTGA